A portion of the Edaphobacter bradus genome contains these proteins:
- the pstA gene encoding phosphate ABC transporter permease PstA, with the protein MSTQPIASQPLGLPRKPSRTNAVRRTAANYIVSGLAILATLLVLAPLAAILFYLVYKGARSLNLAFFTHVPAPVGEEGGGMANAIVGSGIILILASFFGIPIGIAAGVYLAEFGGGKMLGNAVRFTADVLNGVPSIVMGISIYSLVVIQQKHFSALAGGIALGIMMIPTVTRTTEEMLATVPHAIREAALGLGVPKWRTILSVSLRTASPGIITGCMLAFARVAGETAPLLFTALGNQFWSVKLNQPIAALPLQIFAYATGPYDEWHRLAWAGALVLIALIMVSVTLVRIYANRGVLKGGS; encoded by the coding sequence ATGAGTACGCAACCGATCGCCAGTCAGCCTCTGGGGCTTCCTCGCAAACCATCGCGCACCAATGCAGTGCGTCGTACGGCCGCAAACTATATCGTCAGTGGGCTGGCGATTCTGGCAACCCTACTAGTGTTGGCCCCCCTCGCCGCTATCCTGTTCTACCTGGTTTACAAAGGCGCTCGCTCGCTCAACCTCGCCTTCTTTACACACGTTCCCGCTCCGGTTGGCGAGGAGGGTGGCGGCATGGCGAACGCCATCGTTGGCTCGGGCATCATCCTTATCTTGGCAAGTTTTTTTGGAATTCCCATCGGGATTGCCGCTGGCGTGTATCTCGCGGAGTTTGGCGGCGGCAAGATGCTGGGCAATGCTGTGCGCTTTACCGCGGATGTGCTCAACGGCGTGCCGTCCATTGTGATGGGGATCTCGATCTATTCGCTGGTTGTGATACAGCAAAAGCACTTCTCTGCGTTGGCCGGAGGCATTGCGCTCGGCATCATGATGATCCCTACTGTCACGCGCACCACCGAGGAGATGCTGGCGACCGTGCCTCACGCGATTCGTGAAGCGGCCCTGGGGTTGGGAGTCCCCAAGTGGCGCACGATCCTCTCAGTCAGTCTGCGAACGGCTTCGCCCGGCATCATCACCGGCTGCATGCTGGCCTTTGCTCGTGTGGCCGGCGAGACAGCTCCCCTGCTGTTTACCGCGCTCGGAAACCAGTTCTGGAGCGTGAAGTTAAACCAGCCTATCGCCGCGCTGCCGTTACAGATATTTGCGTACGCTACCGGACCGTACGATGAGTGGCATCGGTTGGCATGGGCTGGTGCTCTGGTTCTCATCGCCCTCATCATGGTTTCGGTTACGCTCGTGCGCATCTACGCCAATCGCGGCGTGCTCAAAGGAGGAAGTTAG
- the pstC gene encoding phosphate ABC transporter permease subunit PstC, which translates to MTTEREPGSLLPMPPAISQPAAAPPPDDAAPSVIRSFLNQRGSGRAADNSFAALMLLCACSIFLIVLFIFVILILRSHLSLAQFGWKFFTRQAWDPVSGDFGALPFIYGTLVTSLLALLMAVPLALGVAIFLTELCPRPLRGPISFLTELLAAIPSVVYGLWAVFILVPLMRDVVGPFLYKTLGWTGFFEGSNFGVGILTAGIILAIMILPIISSLTRDIMTAVPNSQREAALALGATKWEMIRIGVLRNSRIGIVGAVMLGLGRALGETMAVTMVIGNHAEINKSLFAPGNTLASVIAGEFSEATGDLYLSALIEIGLALFLVTIVVNAIARLMVWAVTRGAPSRVA; encoded by the coding sequence ATGACGACCGAACGAGAACCCGGGTCTCTTCTGCCGATGCCGCCTGCTATCTCTCAGCCGGCAGCCGCGCCACCCCCAGACGATGCTGCTCCTTCGGTGATACGTTCCTTCCTGAACCAGCGAGGAAGCGGACGGGCCGCCGACAACAGTTTTGCTGCACTGATGCTGTTGTGCGCCTGCAGCATCTTCCTCATCGTTCTGTTCATCTTCGTCATCCTGATCCTTCGATCCCACCTCAGCCTGGCCCAGTTTGGATGGAAGTTCTTCACGCGTCAGGCATGGGATCCCGTCTCCGGCGACTTCGGCGCTCTGCCGTTTATCTACGGCACACTTGTGACGTCATTACTTGCGCTGCTTATGGCGGTTCCGCTGGCACTCGGTGTGGCGATCTTTCTTACCGAGCTCTGCCCACGTCCTCTCCGCGGACCAATCTCGTTTCTCACCGAACTGCTCGCCGCAATCCCCAGCGTCGTCTACGGTCTGTGGGCCGTCTTCATCCTGGTGCCGTTGATGCGCGATGTTGTGGGGCCATTCCTCTACAAGACACTAGGCTGGACAGGATTTTTTGAAGGCTCAAACTTCGGTGTCGGCATCCTGACGGCCGGCATCATTCTGGCCATTATGATTCTTCCGATTATCTCCTCGCTGACGCGCGACATTATGACTGCAGTGCCGAACAGCCAGCGTGAAGCAGCGCTTGCGCTCGGTGCGACGAAGTGGGAGATGATCCGCATCGGTGTGCTGCGCAACTCGCGTATCGGCATCGTAGGAGCCGTGATGCTCGGCCTCGGCCGCGCTCTCGGCGAGACGATGGCCGTCACGATGGTGATTGGCAACCACGCGGAGATCAACAAGAGTCTCTTTGCTCCGGGGAACACGCTGGCCAGCGTCATTGCAGGAGAGTTCTCCGAGGCCACGGGTGATCTTTACCTTAGCGCTCTCATCGAGATCGGCCTCGCACTCTTTCTCGTCACCATCGTCGTCAACGCGATCGCCCGTCTGATGGTCTGGGCTGTTACGCGTGGTGCGCCGTCGAGGGTCGCCTGA
- the pstS gene encoding phosphate ABC transporter substrate-binding protein PstS has protein sequence MKLKVIATGILALAAVGASAQNLNGAGATFPYPIYSKWFTEYSQQHPDVKLNYQPIGSGGGIRQVSEGTVDFGATDGPMNDQQIADGKVKVQHIPTVLGAVVPVYNVPGVNKDLNFSGDVIADIYLGKISKWNDSRIAKDNPGVSLPDKPILPIYRSEGSGTTYIFTDFLSKVSPDWNSRVGKSTSVKWQAGIGQKGNEGVAGMVRQTPYSFGYVELIYALQNKMAFGAVKNAAGKFVKASTDGVTAAAAASAKAMPADYRVSITNAPGATSYPISSFTWLLIPTHGDAAKTKTLTAFLTWMLDRGESEASSLSYAPLPKQVQDMVRKTVSQIK, from the coding sequence GTGAAACTGAAGGTTATTGCAACAGGCATTTTGGCGCTTGCGGCCGTGGGAGCCAGTGCGCAGAATCTCAACGGAGCAGGCGCGACCTTTCCGTATCCGATTTACTCAAAGTGGTTCACCGAGTACAGCCAGCAGCATCCAGACGTGAAGCTGAACTACCAGCCGATTGGTTCGGGCGGTGGAATTCGCCAGGTCTCTGAGGGCACCGTCGACTTCGGCGCCACCGACGGCCCAATGAACGATCAGCAGATCGCCGATGGCAAGGTTAAGGTTCAGCACATTCCGACGGTGCTCGGCGCCGTGGTCCCGGTGTACAACGTTCCCGGCGTGAACAAGGATCTGAACTTCTCTGGCGACGTCATCGCTGACATCTACCTCGGCAAGATCTCCAAGTGGAACGATAGCCGCATCGCAAAGGACAATCCCGGAGTCAGCCTGCCTGATAAGCCAATTCTTCCCATCTATCGCTCAGAGGGGAGCGGCACGACCTACATCTTCACGGACTTCCTCTCGAAGGTCAGCCCGGATTGGAACAGCAGGGTCGGCAAGAGCACTTCTGTAAAGTGGCAGGCTGGCATCGGCCAGAAGGGAAATGAGGGCGTTGCCGGCATGGTGCGTCAGACGCCCTACTCCTTTGGCTACGTCGAGCTGATCTATGCGCTTCAGAACAAGATGGCATTCGGTGCGGTGAAGAACGCCGCTGGTAAGTTCGTGAAGGCTTCAACCGACGGTGTCACCGCCGCTGCGGCTGCTTCCGCCAAAGCGATGCCCGCAGACTATCGCGTCTCGATCACGAACGCTCCCGGTGCGACTTCCTATCCCATCTCGAGCTTCACCTGGCTCCTAATCCCAACCCACGGAGATGCGGCGAAGACGAAGACTCTCACCGCCTTTCTGACGTGGATGCTCGACCGCGGCGAGAGCGAGGCTTCCTCACTGAGCTATGCTCCGCTGCCCAAACAGGTTCAGGACATGGTCCGCAAGACCGTCTCCCAGATCAAATAG
- a CDS encoding sensor histidine kinase, with protein MTRSLFFSFFLRMTIALAFVAVMRVWFTPHGWLLGIILVLAWGAINAFLLTRSVRQNITLLETATSGIPERPVGRLDSHYTDFDGLARAISATSDQVQRALSDSSESRKELEVMIDSMQDAVVAVDPAGRILWTNQRMQRLIPAASVSGAVRVGHALVQTIRDPEVLECVRMALDKHVVNERRSTSMVPGRIFEITASPIPGGGAVAVLHDITRIEQVERTQRDFVANVSHELRTPLTSISGYVETLLDHEANLSPQAREFLSTILKNAARMGRLTEDLLALARVESSEHKLRPAPIPADVLVRDAVQAMSGLVKDAEAVLEVGGTTSCEVLADSDSIVQVLSNLIENGIKYGQARGETHSRVILSAHEISEPVEAVEFRVRDFGQGIASEHLDRIFERFYRVDKARSRESGGTGLGLAIARYVVQTQGGEIYAESELNAGSTFIFRLPKALKAAI; from the coding sequence GTGACGCGCAGTCTCTTTTTCTCGTTCTTCCTCAGGATGACGATCGCCCTGGCGTTCGTCGCCGTAATGCGCGTCTGGTTTACCCCTCATGGGTGGCTTCTCGGCATAATCCTTGTGCTTGCGTGGGGCGCAATCAATGCGTTTCTGCTAACGCGATCGGTGCGGCAGAACATCACTCTGCTGGAGACCGCGACCTCCGGGATTCCTGAGCGGCCCGTAGGCAGGCTTGATTCTCATTACACCGACTTCGATGGCTTGGCGCGGGCGATCTCAGCAACCTCGGACCAGGTGCAGCGCGCACTGAGCGACTCGTCGGAGAGCCGCAAGGAACTCGAGGTGATGATCGACAGCATGCAGGACGCGGTCGTTGCAGTGGATCCCGCAGGACGCATTCTGTGGACCAATCAGCGCATGCAGCGGCTCATTCCAGCGGCCTCCGTCAGCGGGGCCGTTCGCGTGGGTCACGCGCTCGTCCAGACGATTCGCGACCCCGAGGTGCTCGAGTGCGTTCGAATGGCGCTCGACAAACACGTGGTTAACGAGCGGCGATCGACCTCGATGGTGCCCGGCCGAATCTTTGAGATCACTGCCTCTCCGATACCGGGCGGCGGAGCCGTGGCCGTGCTGCACGACATTACCCGAATCGAGCAGGTGGAGCGCACGCAGCGAGACTTCGTCGCCAACGTCTCCCACGAGCTACGAACGCCACTTACCTCGATCAGCGGATATGTAGAGACGTTGCTCGATCACGAGGCGAACCTTAGCCCGCAGGCCCGCGAGTTCCTCTCAACCATCCTCAAGAACGCCGCGCGGATGGGCCGATTGACCGAAGATCTTCTGGCGCTTGCGCGGGTAGAGTCTTCCGAGCATAAGTTGCGGCCTGCTCCGATTCCTGCCGATGTGCTGGTGCGTGACGCCGTGCAGGCGATGAGCGGTCTGGTGAAAGACGCCGAAGCGGTACTTGAGGTTGGTGGGACGACCAGCTGCGAGGTACTGGCCGACTCGGACTCCATCGTGCAGGTGTTGAGCAATCTGATCGAAAACGGCATCAAGTACGGGCAGGCGCGAGGCGAGACGCACAGTCGGGTGATTTTGAGTGCACATGAAATATCTGAGCCCGTGGAAGCTGTCGAGTTCCGTGTCCGCGATTTTGGACAGGGAATTGCTTCCGAACACCTCGACCGGATCTTCGAGCGCTTCTACCGGGTGGACAAGGCACGCTCCCGGGAGTCCGGAGGCACTGGCCTCGGCCTCGCCATCGCACGCTACGTCGTTCAGACGCAGGGAGGCGAGATCTACGCCGAGAGCGAGCTGAACGCCGGAAGCACGTTTATTTTCAGACTTCCAAAGGCGCTCAAGGCCGCTATCTAG
- a CDS encoding winged helix-turn-helix domain-containing protein, translating to MSQTIFLLEDDTDISRLVQYHLESAGFGVRSYLTVGQILPDAERNPPHLFLLDIMVPGGDGLDLCRRLRQNPTLSVVPIIFLTARAAENDRVHGLEMGADDYITKPFGTRELIARVKAVLRRFERPTTPSVVKFENIEIDAGAMQLRVNGDLVTTTATEFRLLDYLVRHPGRVFSRDHLLDAVWGDARFVTPRSVDVYVRRIREKIEADAEMPRYLKTMRGAGYRFEIPKAVPA from the coding sequence TTGAGTCAGACAATCTTTCTGCTGGAAGATGACACAGACATCTCCCGCCTGGTGCAGTACCACCTGGAAAGTGCTGGATTTGGCGTTCGTTCCTACCTCACTGTAGGTCAGATTCTCCCCGACGCGGAGCGTAATCCGCCCCATTTGTTCCTGCTCGACATCATGGTTCCCGGTGGCGATGGCCTCGATCTCTGCCGCAGGCTGCGGCAGAATCCCACGTTGAGCGTGGTGCCGATCATCTTTTTGACCGCACGCGCGGCGGAGAATGATCGCGTGCATGGCCTCGAGATGGGGGCCGATGACTACATCACCAAGCCCTTTGGCACTCGCGAACTGATCGCCCGCGTCAAGGCTGTTCTGCGCCGGTTCGAGCGGCCGACGACCCCCTCGGTCGTCAAGTTCGAGAATATCGAGATTGATGCCGGAGCCATGCAGCTTCGCGTCAACGGGGATCTGGTGACGACGACCGCCACCGAGTTTCGCCTGCTGGATTATCTTGTCCGCCATCCGGGGCGGGTCTTCAGCCGCGACCACCTGCTGGACGCCGTATGGGGCGACGCCCGCTTCGTGACGCCACGTTCCGTCGATGTCTACGTTCGCCGTATCCGTGAGAAGATCGAGGCCGACGCCGAGATGCCGCGCTACCTTAAGACAATGCGCGGGGCAGGGTACCGGTTCGAGATCCCCAAGGCAGTCCCCGCATAG
- a CDS encoding response regulator, translating into MAKSSHLILCVDDELVGLRVRKMLLERAGYRVLTAIDGTSGLEIFKNEPVEAVVLDYSMPGMHGGQVASLMRQVKPKIPILLLSAYIGLPAEVTSLVDLYMTKGEGAPILLNKLASLLQPASAP; encoded by the coding sequence ATGGCAAAAAGCTCGCACCTTATCCTCTGCGTGGATGACGAACTCGTCGGCCTTCGGGTGCGAAAGATGCTGCTTGAGCGCGCCGGATATCGCGTTCTAACAGCGATCGACGGGACCTCCGGTCTTGAAATCTTCAAAAACGAGCCCGTCGAAGCAGTTGTTCTCGACTACTCCATGCCTGGAATGCACGGTGGCCAGGTCGCCAGCCTCATGCGCCAGGTCAAGCCTAAAATCCCGATTCTGCTGCTGTCAGCCTATATCGGTCTGCCTGCGGAGGTCACATCCCTTGTCGATCTGTACATGACCAAGGGCGAGGGAGCTCCCATACTTTTGAATAAGTTAGCAAGCTTACTTCAACCAGCAAGTGCACCATAA
- a CDS encoding ATP-binding protein has product MNLAQFQRILVQVFLLPVVVLLVTASVLYWQIRDSNATVSLIQESDARITQVTLVAKLIVDEESGLRGYETTADPRFLQPFSEAEGRLDAEFKKLEALAGSDPLQKSTIEDLRSEHQTWRDAFALPVIATVKAGGVTSDVDLNLYGKSLMDQVRQDLASITQMDEARRSVRIAQWHRQVRDVLEALLAVALLLGILIGMFTRNRLHAVSAAYRTSLDVLSRRAEEIFQSEQRLRTTLASIGDGVITCDANGAIQMMNPVACEITGWSQSEALGRPLEDVFQIINESTREPLETPVAKVKRLNSVVGLDNHTALIRKDGSELLIADSGAPIRDQTGATIGIVLVFRDITLERRTQDALLANEKLAVAGRLAATIAHEIHNPLDSVSNLLYLMRTGVSDEESRQFLEMAGHELERVTQISRAMLGLYRESKAPVRVNLKDMLQEILLLMDHRFTELGVTVRSDLRSPVTVDAFPAELRQVFTNLITNAAEAASPGGEVRVSVAPQPAATGSAGQKMPPGAQIVIADNGPGIPDDVRPHLFQPFFTTKGERGTGLGLWVSRGIINKHGGSINLSSDTSASSHSTTVTVFLAVKPTINAVGT; this is encoded by the coding sequence GTGAATTTAGCTCAGTTCCAACGGATTCTGGTGCAGGTCTTCCTGCTGCCGGTGGTCGTACTCCTGGTGACTGCCAGCGTTCTCTATTGGCAGATTCGCGACTCCAACGCGACGGTCAGCCTTATCCAGGAATCCGATGCCCGCATAACGCAGGTCACGCTTGTCGCAAAGCTCATCGTCGATGAGGAGTCCGGTCTGCGCGGATATGAGACGACCGCCGATCCAAGATTTCTCCAACCCTTCAGCGAGGCGGAGGGCCGTCTCGATGCCGAGTTCAAGAAGCTCGAAGCGCTTGCCGGCTCCGACCCTCTTCAAAAGAGCACCATCGAAGATCTCCGAAGCGAGCATCAGACCTGGCGCGATGCCTTCGCGCTGCCCGTCATCGCCACCGTCAAGGCAGGCGGAGTGACCAGCGATGTCGATCTGAACCTCTACGGCAAGTCTCTGATGGACCAGGTGCGGCAGGATCTTGCCTCGATCACCCAGATGGACGAGGCGCGGCGCTCCGTTCGCATCGCACAATGGCACCGCCAGGTGAGGGATGTGCTCGAGGCGTTGCTGGCCGTCGCACTTCTGCTGGGCATCCTGATTGGCATGTTCACGCGCAACCGCCTGCACGCGGTCTCGGCGGCCTACCGGACCTCGCTTGACGTTCTCAGCCGCCGGGCGGAAGAGATCTTCCAGTCCGAGCAGCGCCTGCGCACAACGCTTGCGTCCATCGGCGACGGAGTCATCACGTGCGACGCCAATGGAGCCATTCAGATGATGAACCCGGTAGCCTGCGAGATCACGGGGTGGAGCCAGTCCGAGGCTCTGGGCCGCCCCCTCGAGGACGTCTTCCAGATCATCAACGAGAGTACTCGAGAGCCGCTGGAGACTCCGGTTGCCAAGGTCAAGCGCCTGAACAGCGTCGTGGGGCTTGATAATCACACGGCGCTCATCCGCAAGGACGGTTCTGAGCTTCTCATCGCCGACAGTGGGGCTCCGATCCGCGACCAGACGGGAGCCACTATCGGCATTGTGCTCGTCTTCCGCGATATCACGCTCGAGCGCCGGACCCAGGATGCGCTGCTGGCCAACGAGAAGCTCGCAGTAGCCGGACGGCTCGCCGCCACGATCGCGCACGAGATCCACAATCCGCTTGACTCGGTCTCAAACCTTCTCTATCTCATGCGCACCGGCGTCTCCGACGAGGAGTCCAGGCAGTTTCTTGAGATGGCCGGCCATGAACTCGAGCGCGTCACCCAGATCAGCCGCGCCATGCTTGGCCTCTATCGCGAGTCGAAGGCCCCGGTCAGGGTGAACCTGAAGGACATGCTCCAGGAGATCCTGCTGCTGATGGACCACCGCTTCACCGAGCTAGGAGTCACGGTGCGCTCCGACCTTCGCTCCCCCGTCACGGTCGATGCCTTCCCTGCCGAACTGCGGCAGGTCTTCACCAACCTGATCACAAACGCCGCCGAAGCAGCCAGTCCAGGAGGGGAAGTGCGCGTTAGCGTCGCTCCACAGCCGGCCGCAACCGGCTCGGCCGGACAGAAGATGCCGCCCGGAGCGCAGATCGTCATCGCCGACAACGGCCCCGGCATCCCCGATGATGTTCGGCCGCATCTCTTCCAGCCCTTCTTCACCACCAAAGGCGAGCGCGGAACCGGACTGGGCCTCTGGGTCAGCCGCGGCATCATCAACAAGCACGGCGGGAGCATCAACCTTTCGAGCGACACCAGCGCGTCCTCCCACAGCACGACCGTGACGGTCTTCCTCGCGGTCAAGCCGACGATCAACGCAGTCGGTACCTGA
- the ltaE gene encoding low-specificity L-threonine aldolase: MIDLRSDTVTRPTPAMREAMATAVVGDDVYGEDPTVNQLERDAAAIFGKEAAIFVPTGTMGNQIAIRLHTQHGQEVICEARSHVLDWEMAMMSAFSGCQARTVAAERGILTWEHIRPAIGAKIYYRAQTGLISLENTHNMAGGTVTPLPVFEEIWHEARKASLPVHLDGARVFNAATTLGLSVAELTRGFDTVMFCLSKGLGAPVGSMLVGSAKAIEQARVHRKALGGGMRQAGVLAAAGLIALHEMPKRLGEDHANARLLAEVIAAEPNAEIDLDAVETNIVFFRLRGAADAAAFSASMKQRGVLGSAIGPHAVRLVTHYDVDRKACEQAAAILAELLRVL, translated from the coding sequence ATGATCGATCTGCGCAGCGATACCGTCACCCGTCCCACCCCAGCCATGCGCGAGGCGATGGCCACAGCGGTGGTTGGCGACGATGTGTACGGCGAAGACCCGACGGTGAACCAGCTTGAACGCGACGCCGCTGCCATCTTCGGCAAGGAGGCGGCGATCTTTGTGCCGACCGGAACCATGGGCAACCAGATCGCGATCCGCCTGCATACGCAGCATGGGCAAGAGGTCATCTGCGAGGCGCGGTCGCATGTGCTGGACTGGGAGATGGCCATGATGTCGGCCTTCTCCGGCTGTCAGGCTCGAACAGTCGCGGCCGAGCGCGGCATCCTTACCTGGGAGCATATCCGGCCTGCGATCGGCGCGAAGATCTACTACAGGGCGCAGACAGGACTGATCAGTCTGGAGAACACCCACAACATGGCCGGTGGCACAGTCACGCCGCTGCCGGTGTTCGAGGAGATTTGGCACGAGGCGCGCAAGGCCAGTCTGCCGGTGCACCTGGACGGTGCGCGGGTCTTCAACGCCGCGACCACGCTTGGCCTGAGCGTAGCTGAGCTGACGCGCGGCTTCGACACGGTGATGTTCTGCCTTTCGAAGGGGCTGGGCGCGCCGGTCGGCTCCATGCTGGTGGGCAGCGCGAAGGCAATCGAGCAGGCGCGGGTGCATCGCAAGGCACTCGGCGGTGGAATGCGCCAGGCGGGAGTGCTTGCAGCGGCGGGCCTGATTGCGTTGCATGAGATGCCGAAGCGGCTCGGCGAAGATCACGCCAACGCGCGCCTGCTGGCAGAAGTGATCGCGGCTGAGCCAAACGCGGAGATCGATCTCGATGCTGTTGAGACGAACATCGTGTTCTTTCGCCTGCGCGGTGCAGCCGATGCTGCGGCCTTCAGCGCGTCGATGAAGCAGCGAGGCGTGCTGGGCAGTGCTATCGGGCCCCACGCAGTGCGGCTGGTGACCCACTATGACGTCGATCGAAAGGCCTGCGAGCAGGCCGCGGCAATTCTGGCGGAACTGTTGCGAGTTCTCTAG
- the hemW gene encoding radical SAM family heme chaperone HemW, producing MAILFAMNNPLGVYISVPFCRAKCTFCNFASGAFAAERLQGYVDRLEAEVCGTRAATARLGAELVRPVDTIYFGGGTPSLLSASQVGQIFRALRDEFEVAPDAEITLECAPGQLAGETLEELQRQGMNRASLGVQSFVDKETASVGRLHTQEICKAEFARLRAAGVNEINIDLIAGLPHQTEESWRYSVEQVIASGAPHVSVYMLEVDEDSRLGREMLVHGGRYHASDVPDEDAVATWYEMACERLDAASVRQYEISNFAYEGYQSRHNLKYWKRQPYIGFGLDAHSMLPAAAGAVRFANTDDLDSYLGEARGPLELLPRNQAHRPEAEYLGREEAFEESLFLGLRLTEGVRLDMLREEFGDAILTAVMPAAFEARDAGLLAIERDCMRLTARGRMASNEVFSRLLIPAAA from the coding sequence GTGGCCATTCTTTTCGCGATGAACAACCCCTTAGGTGTCTATATCTCTGTACCGTTCTGCAGGGCGAAATGCACTTTCTGCAACTTCGCCTCGGGGGCGTTTGCTGCTGAACGGCTGCAGGGTTATGTCGATCGCCTTGAGGCCGAGGTTTGTGGAACGCGAGCGGCCACCGCGAGGCTGGGGGCAGAACTGGTTCGCCCTGTCGATACGATTTACTTTGGCGGTGGGACGCCGAGCCTGCTGTCCGCAAGCCAGGTTGGACAGATATTTCGAGCATTGCGTGACGAGTTCGAGGTTGCTCCGGATGCCGAGATCACGCTTGAGTGCGCCCCCGGGCAGCTTGCCGGTGAGACGCTCGAGGAGCTGCAGCGGCAGGGGATGAACCGTGCCAGCCTTGGCGTGCAATCGTTTGTGGACAAGGAGACGGCGTCGGTCGGGCGACTGCATACGCAGGAGATCTGCAAGGCCGAATTCGCTCGGCTGCGGGCTGCGGGAGTGAACGAGATCAACATCGATCTGATCGCCGGGCTGCCCCATCAGACGGAGGAGAGTTGGCGTTACTCTGTCGAACAGGTGATCGCCAGCGGCGCTCCCCACGTGAGCGTCTACATGCTGGAGGTCGATGAGGACTCGCGCCTGGGCAGGGAAATGTTGGTTCATGGCGGCAGGTACCATGCTTCCGATGTCCCGGATGAGGACGCCGTCGCGACATGGTACGAGATGGCGTGCGAGCGGCTTGATGCTGCAAGCGTGCGGCAGTATGAGATATCGAACTTCGCGTACGAGGGGTACCAGTCGCGGCACAACCTGAAGTACTGGAAGCGCCAGCCCTACATCGGCTTCGGACTTGACGCGCACTCGATGCTGCCGGCTGCCGCTGGCGCGGTGCGATTTGCAAACACGGACGATCTAGATTCGTATTTAGGCGAAGCCAGAGGCCCGCTTGAGTTGCTGCCGCGAAATCAGGCGCACAGGCCGGAGGCCGAGTATCTCGGAAGGGAAGAGGCGTTCGAGGAGTCGCTCTTCCTTGGGCTGCGGCTTACGGAGGGAGTCCGGCTCGACATGCTGCGCGAGGAATTTGGCGACGCGATCCTTACGGCCGTGATGCCCGCAGCGTTTGAGGCGCGTGACGCTGGACTGCTTGCAATCGAGCGGGACTGCATGCGCCTGACGGCTCGCGGAAGAATGGCCTCGAACGAGGTCTTCAGCCGGCTGCTGATTCCTGCCGCGGCGTAA
- a CDS encoding DUF1223 domain-containing protein, whose amino-acid sequence MSSTQHHLASILLLALSALLPTASAQAASSTRVPVVVELFTSEGCSSCPPADALLGRLDREQPVNTADIIVLEEHVDYWDQGGWRDRFSSSQFTERQNNYLPRLRFEEPYTPQMVVDGSAQFVGSDGRKALYAISQAAQTPKITLTLANPIIEGRNISSSVSTASSGSLPKGDLYAAIVQSAASTNVGGGENGGRHLEHVGIVRSMQRIGKVQDLSSGPVKFTLSAPADAPAANLRVVVFAQSSGQGAIQGAATVKAGH is encoded by the coding sequence ATGTCCTCGACTCAACATCACCTTGCTTCCATTCTACTTCTTGCCCTGTCGGCGCTTCTTCCTACTGCATCCGCTCAGGCAGCGTCTTCAACACGCGTTCCGGTGGTGGTCGAGCTCTTCACCTCTGAGGGCTGCTCAAGCTGCCCACCCGCAGACGCTCTGCTGGGTCGCCTCGACCGCGAACAGCCTGTGAACACGGCCGACATCATCGTCTTGGAAGAGCACGTAGATTATTGGGATCAGGGCGGCTGGCGTGACCGCTTCTCTTCCTCCCAGTTCACTGAACGCCAGAACAACTACCTGCCCCGTCTCAGATTCGAGGAGCCCTATACTCCTCAGATGGTCGTCGACGGCTCGGCGCAGTTCGTCGGCAGCGATGGCCGGAAGGCCCTCTACGCGATTTCGCAGGCCGCACAGACGCCCAAGATCACGCTGACTCTAGCTAATCCGATCATCGAAGGGAGGAACATCAGCAGCTCGGTCTCGACTGCCTCTTCGGGTTCGCTCCCTAAAGGCGACCTCTACGCCGCCATCGTCCAGTCCGCAGCGTCAACGAACGTCGGCGGCGGCGAGAACGGCGGACGTCACCTCGAACACGTCGGCATCGTCCGTTCGATGCAGCGCATCGGGAAGGTTCAGGACCTCAGTTCCGGTCCCGTGAAGTTTACCCTCAGCGCTCCAGCGGACGCTCCAGCCGCCAACCTGCGCGTCGTCGTCTTCGCTCAGAGCTCCGGCCAGGGCGCCATTCAGGGAGCAGCGACCGTCAAGGCCGGGCACTGA